A region of Lepus europaeus isolate LE1 chromosome 2, mLepTim1.pri, whole genome shotgun sequence DNA encodes the following proteins:
- the LOC133748828 gene encoding ganglioside GM2 activator-like: MLSLMQAALLIAITLLPARPAAPAGSRQNHLSSFSWDNCDDGKDPVIINSLTLEPDPIVIPGNVTIGAEVKTSVPLVSPQKVVLTVEKKVAGVWVKIPCVEQLGSCSYDNICDVLDTLVPPGKSCSEPLHVHGLPCHCPITEGTYSLPSRVFTVPEMGLPNWLVTGNYYIQGVLSSGEKRLACVKISASVKGK; this comes from the coding sequence ATGCTCTCTCTGATGCAAGCTGCACTTCTCATTGCTATCACCTTGCTTCCAGCCCGCCCCGCAGCCCCTGCGGGCTCCCGCCAGAACCACCTCAGTAGCTTTTCTTGGGATAACTGTGACGACGGGAAGGACCCTGTAATCATCAACAGCCTGACGCTAGAACCTGATCCCATTGTCATTCCCGGGAATGTGACCATCGGTGCTGAGGTCAAGACCAGTGTACCCCTCGTGTCTCCTCAGAAGGTGGTATTAACTGTGGAGAAGAAAGTGGCAGGTGTCTGGGTCAAGATCCCCTGTGTGGAACAGCTCGGCAGCTGCTCCTATGACAACATCTGTGATGTGCTGGACACGCTCGTTCCCCCTGGGAAGTCGTGCTCAGAGCCGCTGCACGTCCATGGGCTTCCCTGCCACTGCCCCATTACAGAAGGTACCTACTCATTGCCCAGCCGTGTTTTCACAGTGCCTGAGATGGGGCTGCCCAACTGGCTCGTCACCGGGAACTACTACATCCAAGGCGTTCTAAGCAGCGGGGAGAAACGTCTGGCCTGCGTCAAGATCTCCGCCTCTGTAAAGGGCAAGTAG